A window of Alkalilimnicola sp. S0819 contains these coding sequences:
- the ubiK gene encoding ubiquinone biosynthesis accessory factor UbiK yields the protein MLDPKKLDEMARRLSENLPGGVREFQAEMEKNMRATLQNMFNRLDLVTREEFDAQAKVLARTRAQLEALETRVATLEEHEDRAQG from the coding sequence ATGCTGGACCCGAAGAAACTCGATGAAATGGCCCGCCGCCTGAGCGAGAACCTGCCCGGTGGGGTGCGGGAATTTCAGGCGGAGATGGAAAAGAACATGCGCGCGACCCTGCAGAACATGTTCAACCGCCTGGACCTGGTCACCCGGGAGGAATTCGACGCCCAGGCCAAGGTGCTCGCCCGCACCCGCGCCCAGCTGGAAGCGCTGGAGACCCGGGTGGCGACGCTGGAAGAGCACGAGGACCGGGCGCAGGGATAG